A region from the Paraburkholderia youngii genome encodes:
- the ilvC gene encoding ketol-acid reductoisomerase: MKVFYDKDADLSLIKGKQVTIIGYGSQGHAHALNLKESGVNITVGLRKGGASWSKAENAGLQVKEVAEAVKGADVVMMLLPDEQIADVYAKEVHANIKQGAALAFAHGFNVHYGQVIPRADLDVIMIAPKAPGHTVRGTYSQGGGVPHLIAVAQDKSGAARDIALSYAAANGGGRAGIIETNFREETETDLFGEQAVLCGGTVDLIKAGFETLVEAGYAPEMAYFECLHELKLIVDLIYEGGIANMNYSISNNAEYGEYVTGPRIVTAETKKAMKAVLTDIQTGEYAKSFIIENKAGAPTLQSRRRLTAEHQIEQVGSKLRAMMPWIAKNKLVDQSKN; this comes from the coding sequence ATGAAAGTTTTCTACGACAAGGACGCCGATCTCTCCCTCATCAAGGGCAAGCAGGTCACCATCATCGGCTATGGCTCCCAAGGCCATGCGCACGCGCTGAACCTGAAGGAAAGCGGCGTGAACATCACGGTCGGTCTGCGCAAGGGCGGCGCATCGTGGAGCAAGGCTGAAAACGCTGGCCTGCAAGTCAAGGAAGTCGCGGAAGCGGTGAAGGGCGCGGACGTCGTGATGATGCTGCTGCCGGACGAGCAGATCGCCGACGTATACGCGAAGGAAGTTCACGCGAACATCAAGCAGGGCGCAGCGCTCGCTTTCGCGCACGGCTTCAACGTTCACTACGGCCAGGTGATCCCGCGCGCCGACCTCGACGTGATCATGATCGCGCCGAAGGCACCGGGCCACACGGTTCGCGGCACCTACTCGCAAGGTGGCGGCGTGCCGCACCTGATCGCGGTTGCCCAGGACAAGTCGGGCGCAGCGCGCGACATCGCGCTGTCGTACGCAGCGGCTAACGGCGGCGGCCGTGCCGGCATCATCGAAACGAACTTCCGCGAAGAAACCGAAACCGACCTGTTCGGCGAGCAGGCTGTGCTGTGCGGCGGTACCGTCGACCTGATCAAGGCTGGCTTCGAAACGCTGGTCGAAGCGGGCTACGCGCCGGAAATGGCGTACTTCGAGTGCCTGCACGAACTGAAGCTGATCGTCGACCTGATCTACGAAGGCGGCATCGCGAACATGAACTACTCGATCTCGAACAACGCCGAGTACGGCGAGTACGTGACGGGTCCGCGCATCGTGACCGCTGAAACGAAGAAGGCGATGAAGGCCGTGCTGACCGACATCCAGACCGGCGAATACGCGAAGAGCTTCATCATCGAAAACAAGGCTGGCGCACCGACGCTGCAATCGCGTCGCCGTCTGACGGCCGAGCACCAGATCGAGCAGGTTGGCTCGAAGCTGCGCGCAATGATGCCGTGGATCGCGAAGAACAAGCTCGTCGACCAGTCGAAGAACTAA
- a CDS encoding DUF3619 family protein: MSSLENTELEFARRLRRALDENTASLPPATVDRLAAARRAALARKKPEAVSAPVFVPAFAGMPAGLPQRGFEPRRRWSLRRFALAWPLAALVVSLIGIAYWEDQQRTAELADIDAAMLSDDLPLNAYLDHGFNAYLSRAH, from the coding sequence ATGAGCTCCCTCGAAAACACAGAACTCGAGTTTGCGCGTCGACTGCGCCGCGCGCTCGACGAAAACACCGCCAGCCTCCCTCCCGCCACCGTCGACCGGCTCGCCGCCGCGCGTCGCGCCGCGTTGGCGCGCAAGAAGCCCGAAGCCGTCAGCGCGCCGGTGTTCGTGCCTGCGTTCGCCGGCATGCCGGCCGGGTTGCCGCAGAGAGGCTTCGAGCCGCGCCGCCGCTGGTCGCTGCGCCGCTTCGCGCTCGCGTGGCCGCTCGCCGCGCTGGTGGTGAGCCTGATCGGCATCGCGTACTGGGAAGACCAGCAGCGCACCGCCGAACTCGCCGATATCGATGCCGCCATGCTTAGCGACGACCTGCCGCTCAATGCCTATCTCGACCACGGCTTCAACGCGTATCTTTCACGCGCCCACTGA
- a CDS encoding phosphatidylserine decarboxylase: MNYPHPIIAREGWPFIAIAAVVALLVHAFAGFGFAWLFWLILIFIVQFFRDPARPIPTQANAVLCPADGRIVAVETAHDPYANREALKISVFMNVFNVHSQRSPVDGAISKVEYFPGAYLNAAVDKASLENERNAVVIEMAGGQTVTSVQIAGLIARRILCYVRAGEPLTRGQRYGFIRFGSRVDVYLPVGSRPRVSIGEKVSASSTILAEL, encoded by the coding sequence ATGAATTACCCTCATCCGATCATCGCGCGAGAAGGCTGGCCGTTCATCGCCATCGCGGCCGTCGTTGCATTACTGGTTCACGCCTTCGCGGGGTTCGGCTTTGCGTGGCTCTTCTGGCTGATCCTGATCTTCATCGTGCAGTTCTTCCGCGATCCGGCGCGTCCGATTCCGACCCAGGCCAACGCGGTGCTGTGTCCCGCCGACGGTCGCATCGTCGCGGTGGAAACCGCGCATGACCCTTATGCGAATCGCGAAGCGCTGAAGATCAGCGTGTTCATGAACGTGTTCAACGTGCACTCGCAGCGCTCGCCGGTCGACGGCGCGATCTCGAAGGTCGAATACTTTCCCGGCGCGTATCTGAACGCCGCGGTCGATAAAGCCTCGCTCGAAAACGAACGCAACGCGGTCGTGATCGAGATGGCCGGCGGCCAGACGGTCACGTCGGTGCAGATCGCCGGGTTGATCGCACGGCGCATTCTTTGCTACGTCCGTGCCGGCGAGCCGCTGACCCGTGGCCAGCGCTACGGATTCATCCGCTTCGGTTCGCGCGTCGACGTGTATCTGCCGGTGGGCAGCCGCCCGCGCGTATCGATCGGCGAGAAGGTGTCGGCGTCGTCCACGATCCTCGCCGAGCTGTAA
- the ilvN gene encoding acetolactate synthase small subunit, translating into MRHIISVLLENEPGALSRVVGLFSARGYNIETLTVAPTEDRSLSRMTIVSVGSDDVIEQITKHLNRLIEVVKVVDLTEGAHIERELMLIKVRAVGKEREEMKRMSDIFRGRIIDVTEKTYTIELTGASDKLDAFIEGLDSTAILETVRTGSSGIGRGERILKV; encoded by the coding sequence ATGAGACACATCATTTCCGTCCTGCTGGAAAACGAACCGGGCGCATTGTCGCGCGTGGTGGGTCTGTTCTCGGCACGCGGCTACAACATTGAAACCTTGACGGTGGCTCCGACCGAAGACCGTTCGCTGTCGCGCATGACCATCGTCTCCGTTGGCTCGGACGACGTGATCGAACAGATCACGAAGCATCTGAACCGCCTGATCGAGGTGGTGAAAGTGGTCGACCTTACCGAGGGCGCCCACATCGAACGCGAGCTGATGCTGATCAAGGTGAGGGCGGTCGGCAAGGAACGTGAGGAGATGAAGCGGATGTCGGACATTTTCCGCGGCCGCATCATCGACGTCACCGAAAAGACCTACACGATCGAACTGACGGGGGCGAGCGACAAGCTCGACGCCTTCATCGAGGGGCTCGACTCCACGGCGATTCTCGAGACGGTCCGCACGGGCAGCTCGGGCATCGGTCGCGGCGAGCGCATTCTGAAGGTCTGA
- the pssA gene encoding CDP-diacylglycerol--serine O-phosphatidyltransferase — translation MAAFKPRRPRSSGPLPRPFRRNKPVVTESPAVDSRRAQRQQFLRKRGIYLLPNAFTTAALFCGFFAVVQAMNVRFEIAAIAIFVAMVLDGMDGRVARMTHTQSAFGEQFDSLSDMVSFGVAPALVMYEWILKDLGRWGWLAAFVYCSGAALRLARFNTNIGVVDKRFFQGMPSPAAAALIAGFVWLATDNRVPLKLVWLPWVAFVLTIYAGVTMVSNAPFYSGKALDVRHRVPFGVILLVVVAFVLVSSDPPLMLFGLFVLYGLSGYVFWAYQAMRGRANPARSMSHDR, via the coding sequence ATGGCCGCATTCAAACCGCGTCGACCTCGCAGCAGCGGACCGCTGCCGCGTCCGTTTCGTCGCAACAAGCCGGTGGTCACGGAGTCGCCGGCCGTCGACAGCCGGCGCGCGCAGCGTCAGCAATTCCTCAGAAAGCGCGGCATCTACCTGCTGCCGAACGCGTTCACCACGGCCGCGCTGTTCTGCGGTTTCTTCGCCGTCGTGCAGGCGATGAACGTGCGCTTCGAGATCGCGGCGATCGCCATCTTCGTCGCTATGGTGCTCGATGGCATGGACGGCCGCGTCGCGCGCATGACGCATACGCAAAGCGCGTTCGGCGAGCAGTTCGACAGCCTGTCGGACATGGTGTCGTTCGGGGTTGCGCCCGCGCTCGTGATGTACGAGTGGATACTGAAAGACCTCGGCCGGTGGGGCTGGCTCGCGGCGTTCGTCTATTGCTCCGGCGCGGCGCTGCGGCTCGCGCGTTTCAATACGAACATCGGCGTGGTCGACAAGCGTTTTTTCCAGGGCATGCCGAGCCCGGCCGCGGCGGCGCTGATCGCCGGTTTCGTGTGGCTCGCCACCGACAACCGCGTGCCGCTGAAGCTCGTTTGGCTGCCGTGGGTCGCGTTCGTGCTGACCATCTATGCGGGCGTGACGATGGTGTCGAACGCACCGTTCTACAGCGGCAAGGCGCTCGACGTGCGGCATCGCGTACCGTTCGGCGTGATCCTGCTGGTGGTGGTCGCGTTCGTGCTGGTGTCGTCCGACCCGCCGCTGATGCTGTTCGGTCTGTTCGTGCTGTACGGTCTGTCCGGCTACGTGTTCTGGGCGTATCAGGCGATGCGCGGCCGGGCCAATCCGGCGCGTTCGATGTCGCACGACCGGTGA
- a CDS encoding glycosyltransferase family 4 protein: protein MKIMIVTDAWEPQVNGVVRTLKNTRRELTALGHQVDLLTPLEFRTIPCPTYPEIRLSLLPRRRLRERIDRFAPDALHIATEGPLGMAARAYAIEHKLPFTTAYHTRFPEYVQARFRIPLAATYKFLHWFHEPSLAVMAPTPVVKQDLEKFGFTNVVLWTRGVDLEIFRPMDSKVLNTARPIFLYVGRVAVEKNVEAFLQLDLPGSKWVAGEGPALAELKSRYPQVNYLGVLSQAELAKVYAAADVFVFPSRTDTFGLVLLEALACGTPVAAYPVTGPIDVLGDGGAGAMHEDLREACLEALKIERSHARAWAERFSWAAASAQFAAHLKPLRGTAYREESAAA, encoded by the coding sequence ATGAAGATCATGATCGTCACCGACGCATGGGAGCCGCAGGTCAACGGCGTCGTGCGCACGCTGAAGAACACCCGGCGCGAACTCACCGCGCTCGGCCATCAGGTCGATCTGCTGACACCGCTCGAATTCCGCACCATCCCGTGCCCGACTTATCCGGAGATACGCCTGTCGCTGCTGCCGCGCCGCCGGCTGCGCGAGCGCATCGACCGTTTCGCGCCCGATGCGTTGCACATTGCGACCGAAGGTCCGCTCGGCATGGCCGCGCGCGCATATGCGATCGAGCACAAGCTGCCGTTTACGACCGCGTATCACACGCGCTTTCCCGAGTACGTGCAGGCGCGCTTTCGCATCCCGCTCGCGGCGACCTACAAGTTTCTGCACTGGTTCCACGAGCCATCGCTCGCGGTGATGGCGCCCACGCCCGTCGTCAAGCAGGACCTCGAAAAGTTCGGCTTCACCAATGTCGTGCTGTGGACGCGCGGCGTCGATCTCGAGATCTTCCGGCCGATGGACTCGAAGGTGCTCAACACCGCGCGGCCGATCTTCCTGTATGTGGGACGCGTGGCGGTCGAGAAGAACGTCGAGGCTTTCTTGCAGCTCGATCTGCCCGGCTCGAAGTGGGTCGCGGGCGAAGGTCCGGCGCTCGCCGAACTGAAGTCGCGCTACCCGCAGGTCAACTATCTGGGCGTGCTGTCGCAGGCCGAACTCGCGAAGGTCTACGCGGCCGCCGACGTCTTCGTGTTTCCGAGCCGCACCGACACGTTCGGGCTCGTGCTGCTCGAAGCGCTCGCATGCGGCACGCCGGTGGCCGCATATCCGGTCACCGGCCCGATCGACGTGCTCGGCGACGGCGGCGCCGGTGCGATGCACGAGGATCTGCGCGAGGCCTGTCTCGAGGCGCTGAAGATCGAGCGATCGCATGCGCGCGCATGGGCCGAGCGCTTTTCGTGGGCAGCGGCGTCCGCACAATTCGCCGCGCATTTGAAGCCACTGCGCGGCACGGCGTATCGTGAGGAAAGCGCCGCTGCGTGA
- a CDS encoding acetolactate synthase 3 catalytic subunit: protein MNMPSAEFSTSDTTPPHEADSIGATVLMKALADEDVEFIWGYPGGSVLYIYDELYKQDKFQHVLVRHEQAAVHAADAYARSTGKVGVCLVTSGPGVTNAVTGIATAYMDSIPMVVISGQVPTAAIGQDAFQECDTVGITRPCVKHNFLVKDVRDLAATVKKAFYIARTGRPGPVLIDIPKDVSKAACQYEPIKSVSLRSYNPVTKGHSGQIRKAVSLLLSAKRPYIYTGGGIVLADASRELNQFADLLGYPVTNTLMGLGGYRSSDKKFLGMLGMHGTYEANMAMQHCDVLIAIGARFDDRVIGDPNHFASRPRKIIHIDIDPSSISKRVKVDIPIVGDVKEVLKELIEQLQTAEHGPDTAALAEWWKDIEGWRAKDCLKFDRKSDIIKPQYVVEKAWELTDGNAFVCSDVGQHQMWAAQFYKFNKPRRWINSGGLGTMGFGLPAAMGVKMAHPDDDVLCITGEGSIQMCIQELSTCKQYDLPIKIISLNNRYLGMVRQWQQIEYSKRYSHSYMDALPDFVKLAEAYGHVGMRIERTADVEPALKEALRLKDRTVFLDFQTDPTENVWPMVQAGKGITEMLMGSEDL from the coding sequence ATGAATATGCCCAGCGCGGAATTCTCCACGTCGGATACGACCCCCCCTCACGAAGCAGACTCTATCGGCGCCACCGTGCTCATGAAGGCACTGGCCGACGAAGACGTCGAATTCATCTGGGGCTATCCCGGCGGCTCGGTACTCTACATTTACGACGAGCTGTACAAGCAGGACAAGTTCCAGCACGTGCTGGTGCGCCACGAGCAGGCCGCCGTGCATGCTGCCGACGCCTATGCCCGCTCCACCGGCAAGGTCGGCGTTTGTCTCGTGACCTCCGGCCCCGGTGTCACCAATGCCGTGACCGGCATCGCCACCGCCTATATGGATTCGATCCCGATGGTCGTGATCAGCGGCCAGGTGCCGACTGCCGCGATCGGTCAGGACGCATTCCAGGAATGCGACACGGTCGGCATCACGCGTCCCTGCGTGAAGCACAACTTCCTCGTGAAGGACGTGCGCGATCTCGCCGCCACCGTCAAGAAAGCTTTCTACATCGCCCGTACCGGCCGTCCCGGCCCTGTGCTGATCGACATTCCGAAGGACGTGTCGAAGGCGGCGTGCCAATACGAGCCGATCAAGAGCGTGTCGCTGCGCTCATACAACCCGGTCACGAAGGGCCACTCCGGTCAGATCCGCAAGGCGGTGTCGCTGCTGCTGTCGGCGAAGCGCCCCTATATCTATACCGGCGGCGGCATCGTGCTCGCGGACGCGTCGCGTGAGCTGAACCAGTTTGCCGATCTGCTTGGCTATCCGGTCACCAATACGCTGATGGGCCTTGGCGGCTACCGCTCGAGCGACAAGAAATTCCTCGGCATGCTCGGCATGCACGGTACGTACGAAGCCAACATGGCGATGCAGCACTGCGACGTGCTGATCGCCATCGGCGCGCGTTTCGACGACCGCGTGATCGGCGATCCGAATCACTTCGCGTCGCGGCCGCGCAAGATCATCCATATCGACATCGATCCTTCTTCCATTTCCAAGCGCGTCAAGGTCGACATTCCGATCGTCGGCGACGTGAAGGAAGTGCTGAAGGAACTGATCGAGCAGTTGCAGACGGCCGAGCATGGCCCCGACACCGCGGCGCTCGCCGAGTGGTGGAAGGACATCGAAGGCTGGCGCGCGAAAGACTGCCTGAAGTTCGACCGCAAGAGCGACATCATCAAGCCGCAGTACGTGGTCGAAAAGGCGTGGGAGCTGACCGACGGCAACGCGTTCGTGTGCTCCGACGTCGGCCAGCACCAGATGTGGGCCGCGCAGTTCTACAAGTTCAACAAGCCGCGTCGCTGGATCAACTCCGGTGGCCTCGGCACGATGGGCTTCGGCTTGCCTGCCGCGATGGGCGTGAAGATGGCCCATCCGGACGACGACGTGCTGTGCATCACGGGCGAAGGCTCGATCCAGATGTGCATCCAGGAGCTGTCGACCTGCAAGCAGTACGACCTGCCGATCAAGATTATTTCGCTGAACAACCGCTACCTGGGCATGGTGCGCCAGTGGCAGCAGATCGAATACAGCAAGCGCTATTCGCATTCGTACATGGATGCGCTGCCGGACTTCGTGAAGCTCGCCGAAGCGTACGGTCACGTGGGCATGCGCATCGAGCGCACGGCCGATGTGGAGCCGGCGCTGAAGGAAGCGCTGCGCCTGAAGGATCGCACGGTGTTTCTCGACTTCCAGACCGATCCGACCGAAAACGTCTGGCCGATGGTTCAGGCCGGCAAGGGCATCACCGAGATGCTCATGGGTTCGGAAGATCTTTAA
- a CDS encoding DUF3106 domain-containing protein, translating into MSYKRGLAVVFGCTIAALVSFVATYPRFHPSPSPAGHPSPGVNVAAPAPAPALSVDLPSLPGSNSPLAWSRLSADEHIALAPFASQWDSYSDERKRKWIKIASRYAKMSPDAQKRLHERMSEWVRMTPDQRRVARENYQVSKELPREARQNAWKAYQQLPEETKERLAASERKRRPSVVSAPPSARNEIKGIDRFLNAREHGAGASAAAAASAAPGASAPAAASLPATPAIPAPGSFVPATPVPVSPAEAPAIFHGS; encoded by the coding sequence GTGAGTTACAAGCGCGGCCTGGCCGTTGTTTTCGGATGCACGATCGCGGCACTGGTGTCGTTCGTCGCGACCTATCCGCGCTTTCATCCGAGCCCGTCCCCGGCGGGCCATCCGTCGCCCGGCGTCAACGTCGCCGCGCCCGCGCCCGCCCCCGCACTTTCCGTCGACTTGCCTAGCCTGCCCGGCAGCAACAGCCCGCTCGCGTGGTCGCGTCTAAGCGCCGATGAGCATATCGCTCTCGCACCATTCGCATCGCAGTGGGATTCGTACAGCGACGAACGCAAGCGAAAGTGGATCAAGATCGCGTCGCGATACGCAAAGATGTCGCCGGATGCGCAAAAGCGTCTGCATGAGCGCATGAGCGAATGGGTGCGCATGACGCCCGATCAGCGCCGCGTCGCGCGAGAGAACTACCAGGTTTCGAAGGAATTGCCGCGCGAAGCGCGCCAGAACGCGTGGAAGGCGTACCAACAACTGCCCGAAGAAACGAAGGAGCGGCTCGCCGCCAGTGAGCGCAAGCGTCGCCCCAGCGTCGTCAGCGCGCCGCCGTCGGCTCGCAATGAGATCAAGGGCATCGACCGGTTCTTGAACGCGCGCGAGCACGGCGCGGGCGCCAGCGCTGCCGCGGCGGCGAGCGCCGCACCGGGCGCCTCGGCACCGGCCGCGGCCTCGCTGCCGGCCACCCCCGCGATTCCGGCGCCGGGCAGCTTCGTGCCGGCGACGCCGGTGCCGGTGTCGCCGGCCGAGGCGCCGGCGATCTTCCACGGCTCCTGA
- a CDS encoding RNA polymerase sigma factor — protein sequence MASDKELADFLAGVERRAFKQTVYAVRDDDASLDIVQDAMIKLAEKYGDRPAAELPLLFQRILQNATHDYFRRAKVRNTWVSLFSSLGNADDDEFDPLETFEAEAGSAGAESNEQKLEREQVLQLIDDEIQKLPARQREAFLMRYWEDMDVAETAAAMGCSEGSVKTHCSRATHTLAQALKAKGITL from the coding sequence ATGGCATCAGACAAGGAACTCGCCGATTTTCTGGCGGGCGTCGAAAGGCGCGCGTTCAAGCAGACGGTCTACGCCGTGCGGGACGACGATGCGTCCCTCGACATCGTGCAGGACGCGATGATCAAGCTCGCCGAGAAATACGGCGACCGCCCGGCCGCCGAACTGCCCCTCCTGTTTCAGCGTATTCTGCAGAATGCGACACACGACTACTTCCGTCGTGCCAAAGTACGCAATACCTGGGTTAGTCTGTTCTCGTCGCTCGGCAACGCCGACGACGACGAATTCGACCCGCTGGAAACCTTCGAGGCCGAGGCGGGTTCGGCTGGCGCCGAGAGCAACGAGCAGAAGCTCGAGCGCGAGCAGGTCCTGCAGTTGATCGACGACGAGATCCAGAAATTACCGGCACGTCAACGGGAGGCGTTTCTCATGCGTTATTGGGAGGATATGGATGTCGCCGAGACTGCCGCCGCAATGGGCTGCTCCGAAGGCAGTGTGAAAACGCACTGCTCCCGGGCCACCCACACGCTGGCGCAAGCGCTCAAGGCGAAAGGAATCACGCTATGA
- a CDS encoding RDD family protein, producing MSQSLVTPSLPAAALGGTAPTVRRRLAALLYEAVILFGVVFLAGYLFSTLTQQRNGLAHHNLLACWIGFVVGVYFVWFWTHGGQTLPMKTWRLRVVGADGGPVSVGRAIARYVLAWLWFLPPLAVHPLLGLRVPQTLVFAGVWFVVWSASGRFDPQRQFLHDRLAGTRVVQVVR from the coding sequence GTGTCCCAGTCGCTCGTCACTCCCAGCCTGCCCGCCGCCGCGCTCGGCGGCACGGCGCCCACCGTCCGGCGACGGCTGGCGGCGCTGCTCTACGAGGCGGTCATTCTGTTCGGCGTGGTGTTTCTCGCCGGCTATCTGTTCAGCACGCTGACGCAGCAGCGTAACGGGCTCGCGCATCACAACCTGCTCGCCTGCTGGATTGGCTTCGTGGTTGGCGTGTATTTCGTCTGGTTCTGGACGCATGGTGGCCAGACGCTGCCGATGAAAACCTGGCGGTTACGGGTTGTTGGCGCTGATGGCGGGCCGGTTTCCGTTGGACGGGCGATTGCGCGGTATGTGCTCGCCTGGTTGTGGTTTTTGCCGCCGCTGGCCGTGCATCCGCTTCTTGGCTTGCGGGTGCCGCAGACGCTTGTTTTTGCGGGCGTCTGGTTCGTGGTCTGGTCCGCGAGTGGGCGGTTTGATCCGCAGCGGCAGTTTTTGCATGATCGGCTCGCGGGGACGCGGGTGGTCCAGGTTGTGCGCTAG
- a CDS encoding UDP-2,3-diacylglucosamine diphosphatase gives MDPNTSATSLFRQTGPSVDPVAFRPAPGSTHHGLPLPATPSLDAHADHPDDGHDDPHRYRTIWLSDIHLGSSGCQAGYLLDFLRHNESEYLYLVGDIIDGWQLKKGWYWPQAHNDVVQKVLRKARKGTQVIYVPGNHDEAARQFCDLAFGDIHVRGEAFHTTLAGKRLWIVHGDLFDGVIQHAKWLAYLGDTLYTMILVLNRWFNRIRSKLGFPYWSLSQYLKHQVKNAVNFISSFETVMTDEARRRGCDGVVCGHIHKAEMREIDGVLYCNDGDWVESLSALVETYEGELKVVFWTALRAPQKGTQKARATA, from the coding sequence ATGGACCCCAATACGTCCGCGACTTCCCTGTTTCGTCAAACCGGTCCGAGCGTCGACCCCGTCGCGTTCCGGCCCGCCCCGGGTTCTACTCATCACGGCCTGCCGCTGCCGGCGACGCCATCACTCGACGCCCACGCCGATCATCCCGATGACGGCCACGACGATCCGCATCGCTATCGCACGATCTGGCTCTCGGATATCCATCTCGGCTCGAGCGGCTGCCAGGCCGGTTATCTGCTCGACTTCCTGCGCCACAACGAATCGGAGTACCTGTACCTGGTCGGCGACATCATCGACGGCTGGCAGTTGAAGAAAGGCTGGTACTGGCCGCAGGCCCACAACGACGTCGTGCAGAAAGTGCTGCGCAAAGCGCGCAAAGGCACCCAGGTCATCTACGTGCCCGGCAATCACGACGAAGCCGCGCGCCAGTTCTGCGACCTCGCGTTCGGCGACATCCACGTGCGCGGCGAAGCGTTCCACACGACGCTCGCCGGCAAGCGGCTGTGGATCGTGCACGGCGATTTGTTCGACGGCGTGATCCAGCATGCGAAATGGCTCGCCTATCTCGGCGACACGCTGTACACGATGATCCTCGTGCTGAACCGCTGGTTCAACCGGATTCGCAGCAAGCTCGGCTTCCCGTACTGGTCGCTGTCGCAATACCTGAAGCATCAGGTCAAGAACGCGGTCAACTTCATCTCGTCGTTCGAAACCGTGATGACCGACGAAGCGCGTCGCCGCGGCTGTGACGGCGTCGTCTGTGGGCACATCCACAAGGCCGAAATGCGCGAGATCGACGGTGTGCTCTATTGCAACGATGGCGATTGGGTCGAGAGTCTGTCGGCGCTCGTCGAGACCTATGAAGGCGAACTCAAGGTGGTCTTCTGGACCGCGCTGCGCGCGCCCCAGAAGGGCACGCAAAAAGCCCGCGCCACTGCCTGA
- a CDS encoding 2-isopropylmalate synthase, with protein MSDKLIIFDTTLRDGEQSPGASMTKEEKIRIAKQLERMKVDVIEAGFAASSNGDFDAIHTIAGLVKDSTICSLARANDKDIQKAADALKPADHFRIHTFIATSPLHMEKKLRMTPEQVFEQARLAVRFARKFTDNVEFSPEDGSRSDMDFLCRVLEAVIAEGATTINIADTVGYGVPELYGQLVKTLRERIPNSHKAVFSVHCHNDLGMAVANSLAGVQIGGARQVECTINGLGERAGNTSLEEIVMAVKTRKDYFGLEVGLDTTQIVPASKLVSQITGFVVQPNKAVVGANAFAHASGIHQDGVLKARDTYEIMRAEDVGWTANKIVLGKLSGRNAFKQRLQELGIALDSEAELNTAFARFKELADRKAEIFDEDIIAIVNEESAEAHEKEHYKFLSMSQHSETGEQPHAKVVFSVEGKEITGEARGNGPVDATLNAIETEVGSGSELLLYSVNAITTGTQAQGEVTVRLSKSGRIVNGTGTDPDIVAASAKAYFSALNKLYSNADKLNPQRSE; from the coding sequence ATGTCCGACAAACTGATCATTTTCGACACCACGCTGCGTGACGGCGAGCAATCGCCCGGCGCGTCGATGACGAAGGAAGAGAAGATCCGCATCGCCAAGCAACTCGAACGGATGAAAGTCGACGTGATCGAAGCGGGTTTCGCGGCCAGCTCGAACGGCGACTTCGACGCGATCCATACGATCGCCGGTCTGGTGAAAGACAGCACGATCTGCTCGCTTGCGCGCGCGAACGACAAGGACATTCAGAAGGCCGCCGACGCACTGAAACCGGCCGATCATTTCCGCATCCACACGTTCATCGCGACGTCGCCGCTTCACATGGAAAAGAAGCTGCGCATGACGCCCGAGCAGGTCTTCGAGCAAGCCAGGCTCGCGGTGCGTTTCGCGCGCAAGTTCACGGACAACGTCGAATTCTCGCCGGAAGACGGCAGCCGCTCGGATATGGACTTCCTGTGCCGTGTGCTGGAAGCGGTGATCGCCGAAGGCGCGACCACGATCAACATCGCGGACACGGTCGGCTACGGCGTGCCGGAGCTCTATGGCCAGCTCGTGAAGACGCTGCGCGAGCGCATTCCGAACTCGCACAAGGCGGTGTTCTCCGTGCATTGCCACAACGACCTCGGCATGGCGGTCGCGAATTCGCTCGCCGGCGTGCAGATCGGCGGCGCGCGCCAGGTCGAATGCACGATCAACGGTCTCGGCGAGCGCGCGGGCAATACGTCGCTCGAAGAAATCGTGATGGCGGTGAAGACCCGCAAGGATTACTTCGGACTCGAAGTCGGTCTCGATACGACTCAAATCGTGCCGGCCTCGAAGCTGGTGTCGCAGATCACTGGTTTCGTCGTGCAGCCGAACAAGGCCGTGGTCGGCGCGAACGCATTCGCGCACGCGTCGGGCATCCATCAGGACGGCGTGCTGAAGGCGCGCGACACCTACGAAATCATGCGTGCGGAAGACGTGGGTTGGACCGCGAACAAGATCGTGCTCGGCAAGCTGTCGGGCCGCAATGCGTTCAAACAGCGTCTGCAGGAGCTCGGCATCGCGCTCGACAGTGAAGCCGAACTGAATACCGCGTTCGCGCGTTTCAAGGAACTTGCGGATCGCAAGGCGGAGATTTTCGACGAAGACATCATCGCGATCGTCAACGAGGAATCGGCCGAAGCGCACGAGAAGGAACACTACAAATTCCTGTCGATGTCGCAGCATTCGGAAACCGGCGAGCAGCCGCACGCGAAGGTCGTGTTCTCGGTAGAGGGCAAAGAGATCACCGGCGAAGCACGCGGCAACGGCCCGGTCGACGCCACGCTCAACGCGATCGAAACGGAAGTGGGCAGCGGCTCCGAGCTGCTGCTGTACTCGGTCAACGCGATCACGACCGGCACTCAGGCACAAGGCGAAGTGACCGTGCGGTTGTCGAAGAGCGGGCGCATCGTCAACGGCACCGGCACCGATCCGGATATCGTCGCGGCGTCCGCGAAGGCGTATTTCTCGGCGCTCAACAAACTCTATTCGAATGCGGACAAGTTGAATCCGCAGCGCTCGGAGTAA